The stretch of DNA CCTTGCGCGCCCGTTGCACCAAGCCAGTCCAGATAATCCTGCGCGGTGGTGTAACCGCCCTGGAACCCGTCTGGTCGCGTGTCGATATCGGCCACTGACATCAGCCGATTGGGTTCGGCAAACGGGACGTTCCTGAGCACCGTGGCATCCACTACCGAGAAGATCGCGGTGGTGGCCCCGATGCCGAGTGTGAGAACGGTCAACGCAACTGCGGTGAAGGCAGGCGCGGCACGCAAGGCGCGCAACGCATTGATCAGGTCTCGACGCATGGCTATTGGACGACTGGGGAACTGGGGAGGTTGGGAAATGGGGAGCTGGGGAACTTAGGAAATGGGGAAATGGGGAACTGGTGGCAAAGAAAAGACGTCGGGTGTCTTTTTGGTGGCGGCAGGCAAAAAAAGACACCCGACGTCTTTTCTACCGCTGATTTGACAACACCCGTGGAAGGGTCTAGCGTGGCGGGTTAGACGCCTAAGACACTGTGAAGTGTCGCGGGGGACCCACCGGTGCGATTGGCGCACCACGGGGCGTATTCGCATCGCGCGATAGAGGACTCCAATCCTCGAGCCCGTCAGCTAACCCCGTCGGCCAGTTGGAGTCTGTTGTGTCCTTCCTCACGAGGAACGCCGTACTGGCGTTCGCCTTCGCTGCTGCCTGTGTTGTTCTTGGCTCGCTCATCTGGTTGATGGGCGCGTCCAATCCGTCCACGCCCGCCGGCTACGTCGGGTACCTCACCAAAGGTGCGGTCTTCGGCAAGACCCGCTTCATCGGCGTTCAGCGCGGACCGGTGTCTGCTGGTCGCACCTGGATGCTGCACGCCACAAACATCAGCGTCACTCCCTACACCTACAGCGAAGACTTTTCAGGCGACGACGCGGTGCTCAGCCGCGACAACCTGAAGATCGCGTTTCGCGTGCACACGGTGTGGCGCATCGACGAACATCGCGTGCCCTTGTTCATGGATCGCTTCAGCACCACGGTGACCGATGACTCAGTCGAACGTGACCCGGACGCCATCGTCAAAGTGGCCTATGCGAATTTCATTCGCGAGCCCCTTCGCACGTTCGCGCGGGATGAAGTGCAGCGCCGAAATGGACTGGACGTCAAAGAGGCATTGATACCTATCGGCGACGCCGTGCTCTCTCGCATCCGGCAGTATGCAACGGAGTCCCCCTTCGTCCTGACAAGCGTCGTCGTGGGCAACGTCCAGTATCCTGCCGCAGTGTCCGACGCGGTGTCGCTGAAGTTGGCGGCCACGCAGGAGCTGCAGCGCAAGGACACGGAGATCGAAATCGAACGCAAGGAGCGCACCAAGCGCGAAGTGCAGGCGCAAGGTATCGCGAATGCGATGCAGATCATCCGCGGCCAGCTCAGCTCGATGTACATCCAACACGAGGCGATCGAAGCGCAGAAGCTGATGGTGGGCTCCCCGAACCACACGGTGGTGTACATACCCGTGGGCCCGATGGGCGTGCCCATCACGGGCACGTTCCCAACAACGGCTCCGGCAGGCCCTCAAGGGGGCTCAGCGAATCCGGTGGTTCGCAAGTAGAAACCGGGTATCGTGTGCCGATGCGGCTGACCCTGTTCGCGTTATGTCTCACGCTGGCGGCCTGTTCCGGTTCACCGAAGCCCGATCCTGCGCCTGAGGCGGCACCACCCGCCTCGGGCGCCGGCACACCAGACGACATCGGCTTCGCGCCCGTCTTGCCGATCCGTATCGATGAGGTGAAGCACACCGACGCGCATGTGGACGGCCTCATCGCCACCTTGAAGACGCTCGTCTCAAAACAGACCGATGCATCCAAGTGGCAGAAGGACGCTGGGATTCACTTCTGGCGCCTGCAGAATCGACTCGAACGTGGCCGGCTTTCCGCAGACCAGGAAGCGCGGGTCGTCGCCGCCATTGACCAGATGGCCGCGGCGCATCCGGACGCCAAGGCCTACCTCGACCACCGAAAATGGATGGTGCAGCATCTCGCTGTGGGCAAAGCCGCGCCTGAGATCGTGGGCAAGGACTTCGACGATGCCGAGTTCACACTCAGCGAGACACGCGGCAAGGTGACCCTTGTAGTGTTTACCGGCGAATGGTGCGGACCGTGCCGGAGCGAGTACCCCTATCAGCGGCTGATGCTTGAACTGTACAAAGACAAGCCGTTCGCGATCGTCGGCATCAACAGCGACGCAAAACTCGACGTCGCGCGGAAGGGAAAGATCGATAGCCGCCTTCCTTACAGGTCATGGTGGGACGGCTATGCCGCCAAGAACACCGAGGGTCCGATCGCGACAGCGTGGGGTGTGACCGGGTGGCCGACGATGTATCTGCTGGATAAGGAGGGCGTGATTCGATTCGCGGGCCTCCGCCAGGAAGACCTGCTGAAAGCCGTGTCGCAATTGATGGCCGAAAAAGCCACTGAGTAGGTCCCCTGGAGACCCGCTGTGCAAACGGGTACAGGCGCCAGGAGGCAGTGGTGCGTACAGTCGAACCATGTCAGACAAAAACATCGCCGTATTCGGCATCTACTCGACGCGCATCGATGTGGAACGCGCTTCGGACGCACTCAACACCGCTGGCTTTCCGGCAGCCGACATCTCGGTGCTGATGCCAAGCAGCCTCAACGGCGCGGTCGACATGGGCATTGAAGCCAACACCAAGGCGCCTGAAGGCACCGTGGGCGGCTTCGCAGCGGGTGGGGCCATCGGCAGCGCTGTCGGAGTGCTCGCCGGACTGGGTTTGATCATGATTCCCGGCGTGGGGCCGTTGCTCGCGGCCGGCCCACTCGTTGCGGGGTTGGCTGGTCTCGGCGTGGGCAGTGCGGTTGGCGGCATCGCCGGCGCACTCATCGGCATGGGCCTGCCTGAATACGAAGCCAAGCGCTACGCGGAACACGTGCAGGATGGCGCCATTCTCCTGTCAGTGCACTGCGACACGCCGGGCGAGGTCCTGCGCGCCAAGGAGGTCGTGCTGGCCTCAGGGGCTGAGCACGTGAAGTCCTCGGGCGAATCGATGGTCGAGACGATGTCGATGCCTACGGGCCAGAGCCAGGGTCAGGGCCCGGGTCAGGCTTACAAGTAAGGCGCAACGAGGGCTTCGATACGTGCCGTCAGGGCCGGCGACACCGGCACGGTCACCAGACGCGTGACACTTCGAACAGCCTCAGCCGACCACTTGCGCCATGCGGCAAGGGCGGCGGCGTGATCCGTCAACCGTGATCCGTCCCGAAGCTCAACCGCCAGACGCGCGCGGCCAGCCGACGCCACAAGCTCGGCCACCTGCAGTGACATGGCCTCATCAGCGGACGCAAGTACCCAGGCCGACGAGGCCATCGCGACACCGACATTCCGCATTTCTTCGGGGCTGGTTTTGTCCGGTGTATCCAGGCTCGAGTGGTAATACCGGTCGGTGAAGTGCCAGTTCAAGAGTGACGGCACCCCGGCGGAGCCAAACACCGTGTGGTCGCTTCCACCTTCGTACGGATTCGTCTTCACCACCCAGGTCGTTTTCTTCGCCACCAGCTCGCACACGGCGAGGTGCAGGTCGTTGATCAGGTCACCCTTCAGCGTGTTGGCCCTGACGTTGCCGGCGCCCCACTCAGAGTGCGGGTCCCACGGCCGGGCCCACACGGCGCCTGGGTCGGGCCACCGCTCCACGAGGAAACTGCCGCCGGTTTTGGCCACGTCCTCACCAGTCATGTCCATGGAGAACATGTAGCGCACGCCCGCCATCAGATCGGGGTGTCTGGCGATCCAGGCACGGCTGCCGCTGATTTCGTTGAGCCACAGGAACGTGATGGTGCGGGCTGGAGGGGGAATGCGACCCGACGCCACGCCCACGCCGAGTGACCGCGCCAGTTCCATGAGCGTCGCCACGCCACTCGCATTGTCATTGGCGCCGGGTTCCTGAATGTGTGCCGCGAGCACGACGCGTTCGTTGGGCAACGTGCGGCCTGGAATTTCATACACGAGCGTTCGCTCGGGTTTGTTGGCGAACGTGCTGGCCACTTCCACACGCACCCGTTGGGGGCCGGCTTTGAGCGCTTCTCGCAGTGTGGTTGCCGCGCGCCGCGACGCCTTGAAGCCGAAGGCCTTCCGTGTGGCGTCAAGCGGGATGCTGCCCCACTGCAACACGTCCGGGTCGTCGGCGATGTACTTGGCGATGGATGTGGAAATGGCGCCGAGCGCGCCGCGCTGGGTCACCGCCTGCCGGAAGAGGGTGCCCAGATCAGCGTCACCAATCACCACGGCGCCTTTCAGATCCTTGCCTTCAAAATCCCCGGCCTGCCCGCGCCCGACGTCGACCAGCGGCGCATCAATCTTGCCGTCAGTGGAGATCGAGTTGATGGCCAGCGCGACGCGTTCGCGCTCTTTCGACAGCACCACCAGGTCTGGCTGGTTGGGCCGGATGAGGGCCAGCGTGCCAACGGTGTAGTCCCACCCGGGGCTGGGTGTCGCTGCCGTTTCGACCTCGATGTTCTTCAGGCCCGCGGCCTGCAAGCGATCGCGCACGCGATCGAGGGTCGCGTCGTACCCTTCGTTCCCCGCGAGGCGCCAGTACCGCGACGCGAACTCCACCTGCGCCATCGCCGCCGCCGGATCAAACCCGGCCCACGCCTGATCGATCACGGGTTGGACGCGCGCGGCCATCGCCGCAGGCATCTGCCGCGCCGCCGCCAGTTCGGCGCGCACACGGGGTTCAGGATCCTGCTCGCCCACGACGAGCAACGCGAACGCGAATACGAGCAGCTTCTTCATCGTTCACTCCATCCCAACATCTGTGTTTCCAGGCTCAGGGGATACGAGATCGCCACATCAGCAATCTCGCCTGCAGCATTCCGCACCGGCGTCAGGTCGGGCTGCACGAAGCCGGTATACGACGGCAGCTTCAGGCGATCCACCCGCGCCACCACTTCATCGCGCAGGTTCGGATCGAAGTGAATGCCGTGTGTTTCAAACAGCGCTTTCGCGGCCGCGTAGTCTCCGGTGGACTTGATACGTTGCACTTCGGCCAGCAACCGGCCAACGCCGTCGTGGAACGCTTTGCCGTCCACCATCACGTAGTAGGTTTTACCGTCGCGCTTGCGCACCTCGATGGACGAAGTGTGCGCCATCAACCAGTGCACAATTGCCTGGCGGTTGCGCATGTGGTCTTCCTCGATCTGCGAGCCCTCACGGATGCGTCGCAACTGGACCAGGGCATTGCGCGCATACGCTTCGTACTCGGCCAGCACAATCTCGGCCTGGTGCTCACCGGGCAACATTCCGAGTTCCGCAATTTTTGGCTCGCTCACGAAATACAGGCCCACCAGATCGGCGCGTGTCTCCTCGAGCGCCGCGTACTGCTCCTTGATCGCCAGTTCCGGCCGTCCCTCAAGATGCGCCTCGACCACGCCGCTTCCATGCCCCAACACTTCATGAATGCCCGTCGTGACTTCGCTGGCCAGCGAGCCCCAGCGTTCCGCCCTCGCCACTTCCTCCGGCGACCAGCAGAACTCTTCGCGATAGGCCCTGGGCTGTGACTTGTCGTAGGCCTCAGACACGTTGGCGATCGTGACGGACTTGCTGCCGTGCTGCTCGCGGATCAACTGGTCGTTCGGCAGGTTAATCCCGATGGGCGTCACCGGGCCTGAGTCGCCGGTTTCCATCACCACGTCAATCGCGCGCGCTGTCACACCCTTCACACTGGTGCGCCGCCACTTCGCGTCCCACGGCATCCGGTCCTCAAACCACTGCGCTGATTCGGCCAACCGCTGGATGCCGGCGGTCTTCCCGGGATTGACGTAGAACACCAGGGCTTCCCACGCGCCCTTCACGCCGCGCGCATCCATGTAGTTCTCGATGAAGCCGTTGATGGTGTCGACGGGCGAGTCTTTGTCTTCCACCCACGCGATGTCGTAGGCCACGCGGTCCGAGTCTTCACCCGAGTCATAGAACTTGATCAGCGCTTCCAGGGCCCTGCGCATGGCAGGGGTCGCGTAAGGCAGCGCGGCCGTCAGATGCCGGCAGATGGCTTCGATTTGCGGCCCATATTTACCGCCGACGCGATAGATCTCCTCTGCAAGGCGCCCGTCTCCGGTCTTCACCAGCCGCGAGTTCAAACCATACCGTTCGTCCAGCCCCGTCAGGTCGGCCATGGTGACGCCGCGGTACAAATTGTTCGCACTGTCTTCCAGAATGTCGCGGCTCTCGCCAGGCGTCTTGTTCGTCACCAGTGGCTCGTGCGTGGCGTCGAAAAATGCTGAACGGAGTCGTTCGAGCGTGTCGACCAGAGCTTGATCGTCGAGCGCGATCGTGCCCGCTTTCTTCGCCTCGGCCGCTACGGCCAACAGGTCATCAAACGAGCACTTCAGCACGAACTTGCGCGCCGTCAGGTTGTTGTAAGGACCGCTGTTGATCCAGAAGAGCTTGGTGTAGCGACGGATCTCGTCAATGACATCGCGCGGAGCCTTCGCCAGCGCCTCTCTGTTGGCGGCCCGCACAATGCCCTCGAGAATGGCGCGCATCTCCAGGTTGTGGCGATACCGCTGGTCGTAATAGATGTCTCGGCCGGCCAGCGCCGCCTGCGACAGGTGCCAGATCAGGATCTTCTGGTCGGTCGGCAGTGCCTCAAAGCCATCGGCATACAACTGCACAACGGCGGCTTCGTCGATTTGTTCAAGCAGGTAAATTCGGTCCATCAGATGTCGATCTTCTCTCGGTGTGCTGGCGTCCTGACGTTCCACTTCAGCTCGCGTTCCACGCGCGCCTTCAGCGTGTCCATCGGCCCGGGTTCGCCATGCACCAGGCACAGCGTGGACGGTGGGCGTTTGAAGCTCCTGAGCCAGCGCATCACTTCGTTGCTGTCGGCATGCGCAGACACGGAGTCGAGCGATTCGATCTGCGCCTGCACGGCAATCTCCTCACCATGGATGCGCGTCGTCTGGGCGCCGTCCTTGAGTTGCCGGCCGCGCGTGCCCTCGGCCTGATATCCGGCAAACAACACGGTGTTGCGCGCATCTGGCAGCACGCGCTTCAGGTGGTGCAGGACCCTGCCGCCCGTGGCCATACCGCTCGACGAGATGACGATACTCGGGTGATCGTCGTCCTGGACTTTTCGCGACTCCGGGATCGACGCAATCACATGCAGTCGTGCGGTCAGGAAGTTGCGGAGTCCCTCATCGAGTTCGTGCATGCGATCGCGGTACTCCGCCAGCACCTCGACGGCCATTGGGCTGTCCACGTACACCGGCAGCTCGGGAATGGCCTTGCGCTCTTCGAGGTGCCGCACCCAGTACAGCAATTCCTCGACCCGTCCGAGTGCAAACGCCGGAATCACGATCTTCCCTCGGCGCTTCACGGTCTCATTCACAATCCTCGCCAAATGCGCCCCATCGTCATCCGCTTCGTGCACCTTGTTGCCGTAGGTGGACTCAACAAGGACGACATCGGCATCTGGCGGCGCAGCGGGGTCCGGCAACACCGGTCGACCGTAGCGGCCAAGGTCGCCGCCAAAGAGAATGGTCTTGCCTTCAGAGGCAACCGTGATGCGGGCGTACGCCGAGCCGAGCAGGTGTCCGGCGTTCATGAACTCCAACTCGATCCCCGGAGCGATGGGCACGGGCCTGTCGTAACCGACAGGCTGCAATTGCAGCACCGCTCGCGCAGCATCGTTTTCCGTGAACAGCGCCAGCGCCGGCTTGTGTTTGGTGTAGCCCTTGCGGTTGGCCCGTTCCGCGTCTTCTTCCTGCAGATGGGCGGCGTCCGACATCACGATCTTCGCGAGCTCGGCGGTACCACCAGTGCAGAACACCCGTCCGGTAAACCCCTGCGCCACCAGTCGTGGCAGAAGTCCGCAGTGGTCGAGATGTGCGTGGGTCAACACCACCACGTGGATTGACGATGGGGGCACGGGAAACGGCTCCCAATTGCGCTCGCGCAGGACCTTGAGGCCCTGAAACATCCCGC from Acidobacteriota bacterium encodes:
- a CDS encoding TlpA family protein disulfide reductase, which produces MRLTLFALCLTLAACSGSPKPDPAPEAAPPASGAGTPDDIGFAPVLPIRIDEVKHTDAHVDGLIATLKTLVSKQTDASKWQKDAGIHFWRLQNRLERGRLSADQEARVVAAIDQMAAAHPDAKAYLDHRKWMVQHLAVGKAAPEIVGKDFDDAEFTLSETRGKVTLVVFTGEWCGPCRSEYPYQRLMLELYKDKPFAIVGINSDAKLDVARKGKIDSRLPYRSWWDGYAAKNTEGPIATAWGVTGWPTMYLLDKEGVIRFAGLRQEDLLKAVSQLMAEKATE
- a CDS encoding DUF4910 domain-containing protein, giving the protein MKKLLVFAFALLVVGEQDPEPRVRAELAAARQMPAAMAARVQPVIDQAWAGFDPAAAMAQVEFASRYWRLAGNEGYDATLDRVRDRLQAAGLKNIEVETAATPSPGWDYTVGTLALIRPNQPDLVVLSKERERVALAINSISTDGKIDAPLVDVGRGQAGDFEGKDLKGAVVIGDADLGTLFRQAVTQRGALGAISTSIAKYIADDPDVLQWGSIPLDATRKAFGFKASRRAATTLREALKAGPQRVRVEVASTFANKPERTLVYEIPGRTLPNERVVLAAHIQEPGANDNASGVATLMELARSLGVGVASGRIPPPARTITFLWLNEISGSRAWIARHPDLMAGVRYMFSMDMTGEDVAKTGGSFLVERWPDPGAVWARPWDPHSEWGAGNVRANTLKGDLINDLHLAVCELVAKKTTWVVKTNPYEGGSDHTVFGSAGVPSLLNWHFTDRYYHSSLDTPDKTSPEEMRNVGVAMASSAWVLASADEAMSLQVAELVASAGRARLAVELRDGSRLTDHAAALAAWRKWSAEAVRSVTRLVTVPVSPALTARIEALVAPYL
- a CDS encoding peptidase M49, which gives rise to MDRIYLLEQIDEAAVVQLYADGFEALPTDQKILIWHLSQAALAGRDIYYDQRYRHNLEMRAILEGIVRAANREALAKAPRDVIDEIRRYTKLFWINSGPYNNLTARKFVLKCSFDDLLAVAAEAKKAGTIALDDQALVDTLERLRSAFFDATHEPLVTNKTPGESRDILEDSANNLYRGVTMADLTGLDERYGLNSRLVKTGDGRLAEEIYRVGGKYGPQIEAICRHLTAALPYATPAMRRALEALIKFYDSGEDSDRVAYDIAWVEDKDSPVDTINGFIENYMDARGVKGAWEALVFYVNPGKTAGIQRLAESAQWFEDRMPWDAKWRRTSVKGVTARAIDVVMETGDSGPVTPIGINLPNDQLIREQHGSKSVTIANVSEAYDKSQPRAYREEFCWSPEEVARAERWGSLASEVTTGIHEVLGHGSGVVEAHLEGRPELAIKEQYAALEETRADLVGLYFVSEPKIAELGMLPGEHQAEIVLAEYEAYARNALVQLRRIREGSQIEEDHMRNRQAIVHWLMAHTSSIEVRKRDGKTYYVMVDGKAFHDGVGRLLAEVQRIKSTGDYAAAKALFETHGIHFDPNLRDEVVARVDRLKLPSYTGFVQPDLTPVRNAAGEIADVAISYPLSLETQMLGWSER
- a CDS encoding MBL fold metallo-hydrolase, with protein sequence MTLTFLGAARTVTGSKHLLEVGGTRVLVDCGMFQGLKVLRERNWEPFPVPPSSIHVVVLTHAHLDHCGLLPRLVAQGFTGRVFCTGGTAELAKIVMSDAAHLQEEDAERANRKGYTKHKPALALFTENDAARAVLQLQPVGYDRPVPIAPGIELEFMNAGHLLGSAYARITVASEGKTILFGGDLGRYGRPVLPDPAAPPDADVVLVESTYGNKVHEADDDGAHLARIVNETVKRRGKIVIPAFALGRVEELLYWVRHLEERKAIPELPVYVDSPMAVEVLAEYRDRMHELDEGLRNFLTARLHVIASIPESRKVQDDDHPSIVISSSGMATGGRVLHHLKRVLPDARNTVLFAGYQAEGTRGRQLKDGAQTTRIHGEEIAVQAQIESLDSVSAHADSNEVMRWLRSFKRPPSTLCLVHGEPGPMDTLKARVERELKWNVRTPAHREKIDI